The DNA window ACGACCGGCCAGGGGCGAGAAATTCCGCCGCTGCTGCGGACCGTTAGTCCCACCACCAGGCGCGGGCGGTCAGTGATTTGGGAGCGGACTCGGAACGACGGGCGATCACGTTCTGGCTGTCGTCGCGTTTCACAAAGCCCTGCTTGAACACTCCGCGGGCGCGAACGGTCACGCCGCCGCTGGCGCCGGCCGTGATATGTTTTCGATCGATCACCCGATAGTTGGCGACGGTTTCGACTTCTTTCACGGCCCGTCCCAGGGTCAGTTGGAACTGGTTCGAGGTTTCCTCCCGCGGAGCCAGCCAGGCCATCTCCCAGTGAACGCGTCCCGCCAGATCTTCCCCTTTGATCAGGGCGGCGACGAGCGCCAGGTCAAAGATGTTCTGCAGCTCGGCGTAGATCGGGTAGCGAACGGCCAGGTCCGGGTAATGTTTCGTGAAGTTCCGGGCGAACTCGGCGTTGGGGGCGTCGGCTTTGCCGGTATGCACCCGCTCGCCAGCTTCGGTCAGAGCTTCATTTTCGCTCTGGCATTTTACTCCCTGGCCGAAGATTTCAAAACCGTCGCGGCTCTCGGTCGCACTCACAGCGTCGTAGTTCATGGTGAACCACCAGCGCAGCACGTTCATGGCGGGCGGATTGCCGTCGGGGCCCAGCGTAACCATGCTCAGAAAACTGGGGACGCCCGGCGTGCCTTCCTGCAGGCCCATGCCGATCAGCTTCATGTGATAGTCGGCTTCGACAATCACACGGGCGGCGCGGGTTTCGGCCGGAATGCCATAGACGACAATGTCCTGCAGTTCGAGCGCGTCGCGGAGGCCTTTGAGCCATTTCTCCCGGCTGGCGTCGGTCGGTTTGAGCGGCGTTTTGGCCGATTCGGCGAGGTAGTTCTGCGCGGCGACCAGGTTGGCCCGGCGGGGATTGATCGAGCAGCCAAAGGCGCTATCTTCTTTGTAGGCGTTCCGCAGCGTCAGAACCAGGTCATCGAGGTTCAGCACGGGACGGCCGGTGGCGATGTTCACGCGGCGGCCTTCGGCGTCGTTCATCCAGGGGCCGGCGGGACCGGCAATGACCAGGTCGCCCGTTTCGGGATAGACCAGCACATACTGGATTTTATAGATGCCCGCGAGCGCCTGCATTTCCTCGCTCGGTTCGCGACCGGCGGCTTCAGCCAGCTGGAGTTCGCGTTCCAGGCGAGGCAGGGAGATTTTACGGAGTTCCGTTTCATGAACGACCGGCGAACCTCGCAAGGATGCGGCCACTTCACGATGCACTTCCAGGAGCGAACGGCCGCCATCGGTCGTGACCAGGCGTCGCATCACGCCGGCGGGATCGGCGTACACGCCGCCTGCAAAACCATCAAGCGAACCGGGGCCGCCCACTTCGTCCCAGCTATCGGGAGAGATGGTCGAGGTGATCAGTTCCATCAGCGGATCAAAATCCGCCACGGCGCCGCCGCCGCGACCACTGCGCAAAGGAGACGCGGCAGTTAAGTTCAAGGCCAGGCTGCGCAGCGAACCGTCGGAAATGCGGGCGCCCGTCAGCAAGGATGCGGAACGTGCGCCGCCTGCCGCCTGGGCCGCGGCTACTCGGGCCAGACCCGCGTTCCGGGCCGCCGGGTCGGGAAGTGCGTTGACCAGTGCGAGCGCGGGGCCAAATTCGCCCGCGGCCAGGTGTTCGCCCAGCATGTCGCCGGGCAATGGATCGGCCGCCAGCAGCAGCCCTCCGCCTGTCATTCCCAGCAGTATCGCACCCAACGCTAACCAATAGCGCAGCATTGCCATCCCCTCTCTTTGTTTTGGTCGCCCCTGATCCACCCCTTAGCGTCCCATAAGCAAGGGTCGGAAGTCAAGCAGCATTACTGAAGAACTGCGTCAGAAAGCAGCTTCGACCCGGGAAAAGGCGGATCTTTCCTGGCAAGGGTGATCGCCCGCAGAAGTGGGAATGTGCAGGCCGCCCGACCCAATGGAGAATCCGCGACCTTTGCTCGAGCGACAGTCCGTGGGTTGTCGTGATGACGGGACTGCCGCTCGAGGTCGGAATCGCGGAGAAAAAGATGGGGGTGTTCGCCCTTGATGGACGAACGGCAGGGTGGGGGGTGTTTAGTCGTTTTTCGGCGAAGGGGGCTGCTGGAGTTTCTCGACGGCGGATCGCAACGCCTCGACTTGCTCCCGCAGTTCGTCGACGGCCTCGTCCGACGGGCCCGGCGGCGGGCTCCAGCGGAAGCGATGGAAGCGAAGCTCGGGCGCCGGCAAGGCGTCGTCCGTCAGCGGCAACGCGGGCTGGCCAAAGAACAGCTGGCTCGCCGCGGGCGGCAATTCGTGCAGTTTATCGGCGGTCGTTTCGTAGGTTTTATCGCCGTCGGTAATCACAATCCGGGCCGGCTCCTGGCCGCGGCCTTCAATGCGAATCTCCACCCCTTCCGGCAACGCCCCGAAAACCGCAGGCGGCGGCAGCATCATTCCCGGGTGCAGGAACAAGCGTCGTCCCTGGTTGGGGCCGGCAAAGTTGTTCGCCAGCTCGCGGGCCCGACGCCATGTTTCCATCCGGGCGTGATCCAGGCCAGGCAGATCGGCCTGGGCCGGACGCTGCACGGGCTGCATTTCCACCTTTTGCGGCTCGCCTTGCCGGGAGTACTGCAGCGTTGCTTTGTTCCCTTGGAGGCCGGCGACGGCATCGACCAGATCGCGGACCGTATTCAGCTGCTGGTCTCCCAGCTGCAGCAGGATATCGCCCGGCTGCAGACCGGCCTGGTCGGCTGGCGAGTCCGGCACCACATGCATCAGGCTCACTCCGGGGGCGTCGATCTGCGCGACGCAGGCCACGCCGAGCCAGTAACCGGGGGCGTCCGTGGGTGCGGGATCCACATCCGGCGCCGCTTCTGCCACGGGCTCCTTGGGCTGTTCTTCCGCGGCGATTGCCGGCAGAGCCAGCAACCAGGCGCCAAGCACCGCCGCACAGGCGAAGCCCGGACCGATTATTTTCGATTGACTGCAGGACATGACCAATCCTTTCATGCGAGAAAAAATGCACGTTCGTTGTTTTGCGATCCAAGGGCGACGGTCCGCGTTGTGCGGCTCTTCCCCGTCTGGCGATCTTTACTGAAAACCGTTTCCGGCTGCGGGGACGATCTGAACGCCTTCCACCGGCACCAGGACATACGATCCGTCGGGCAGACGAACGGGCGTCAAACGCTGGTCCCGCAGGACGCGATAACCAAAACGTTCCAGAATCTGCTGGTCTTCTTCCGCGATCGCCCGGGGCGGCTCCCGCAGCCATTGCTGGTCGATATCTTTCAGGTCGTACACCGGCAAGTTGACCTGCTGTCCGCCATCGACGACCAGGGTCAAGTCGCCCCGCGGCTTTGTGCCGTCGGCATACCGGGGCATGCTCTGCACCGGCGCGGCCGTGACGGCCGTCGGCGCCGGATCTTGGCGACCGCCGTCGTTCGATGCGGGACGATCGCGCAACCGGGGAGCCGGCCGTTCGACCGCGACTTGCGGATTGTCGGCTGGCGAGGTGCTTAAGCGCGTTACGCTCACGCCCAGGCCAAAGGCCAGCAGTACGCTGGCGGCGACGACCATGGTATTGATCAGCCAGGCGCCAGGCTCGCGGGCGGCCGGTTGCGGCCGGTCGGCGCCGGAGGCAGTTGGAACTTTGGTTCCCGGCGTGTCGCTGGTTTTTGATTCCAGGGCGGACGGCGCGTCGAACAGGGCCGGATCCAGCCAGGAGGATTCTTCCTTGACGGACGCTGCGGAGGCGGCGGGCGAGCAGTCTTCTCGCCAGGCTTGTGATTCGAGGAAGGCCAGGGCGCACTCCCGCCAGCCGCTGGGCTCTGCTTCCAGCTGGGCTAACAAACGGCAATATTCGTCCCGCAGCAGATCGCCTTCGACCAGGCGATCCAGCAGCACCTGACGGGCCGCCTGGGAGCGGCGATCGTCGGGAGTCGATTCGCGTTGGGGGTCAGCGTTCATAGATTGGTCTCGGTAATTTCCAGGGTCGCCAGTTCCTCGCGAAGCCGGCCGCGGGCTCGATGCAGGCGAGCTTCGACCGCGCTTTCGCTCACGCCCAGCTGGGCGGCAATCTGGCGATAACTCCAGTTCTCCACATACTTCAGCATCAGCATTTCTGCGTCCCGCTGACGAAGCCGGGACATCGCTTCACGAACCCGTTGCCGCCGTTCGTCGGCCAGCAACCATTCCAGCGGATCGGGGTCCCGGCTATCGCTTTCGCTTGGCTGCTTCAGCTCGCCAAAACGCTGCGTCAGGTTCCTGCTGCGGCCCCGCTTGCGGCGGTACAACAGCGCCTGACGCACCGCCAGGCGATACAGCCAGGGCGGGTATTTTTCAGGATCTTCGGGCGGCGATTGGCTCCGCACGGCGGCCAGGGCCACCTCCTGCAGGACCTCGCGAACCTCGTCGGCGTTATTCAGGCGGGCGAATAAAATCGTCCGCAGCCAGCGTTCGTTCTCCAGGAGCACGCGCCGCCAGTCCACCGGACGCGGAGCGCCTGCGGCCTCGTTCGACGACGGTCGTGCGGGAGGTAAAGCTGTCATTTCTAAAGAGATAGTTGCCGCTGCCCGGCAAATCTTGCAGATTTTCTGGAAAGAAAAAACTGAGAAGAGGGGACGGCGAAGTTCGACGAATCCTGCGGCCGCCCCTGGCCGCACTCGCCAGCGTTTGGTCGACGTCCCAGAAAACTCCCGCCAAAGCCTGGCGACTTCGACTACCTGCTGGCTGACGCCCTGGCATGACCAGGACGAAGCTATTTTGCCCTGGTTTTCTGGGGCGCGTTCCTCGGTGGGACCGCCGACCTGCAAAGTCGCCAGAACGGCGTTCCGATCAGGGCGCGGCTGGCGACGGGACCGACGCTTCGTCCGCCCTGGCTCTGGTCGCGGCGTTCAGCAGTTTGAGCAGCGTCTCACGTACTTTCGGTTCGGCTCC is part of the Lignipirellula cremea genome and encodes:
- a CDS encoding PDZ domain-containing protein gives rise to the protein MSCSQSKIIGPGFACAAVLGAWLLALPAIAAEEQPKEPVAEAAPDVDPAPTDAPGYWLGVACVAQIDAPGVSLMHVVPDSPADQAGLQPGDILLQLGDQQLNTVRDLVDAVAGLQGNKATLQYSRQGEPQKVEMQPVQRPAQADLPGLDHARMETWRRARELANNFAGPNQGRRLFLHPGMMLPPPAVFGALPEGVEIRIEGRGQEPARIVITDGDKTYETTADKLHELPPAASQLFFGQPALPLTDDALPAPELRFHRFRWSPPPGPSDEAVDELREQVEALRSAVEKLQQPPSPKND
- a CDS encoding RNA polymerase sigma factor, which gives rise to MTALPPARPSSNEAAGAPRPVDWRRVLLENERWLRTILFARLNNADEVREVLQEVALAAVRSQSPPEDPEKYPPWLYRLAVRQALLYRRKRGRSRNLTQRFGELKQPSESDSRDPDPLEWLLADERRQRVREAMSRLRQRDAEMLMLKYVENWSYRQIAAQLGVSESAVEARLHRARGRLREELATLEITETNL
- a CDS encoding DUF1598 domain-containing protein, which translates into the protein MAMLRYWLALGAILLGMTGGGLLLAADPLPGDMLGEHLAAGEFGPALALVNALPDPAARNAGLARVAAAQAAGGARSASLLTGARISDGSLRSLALNLTAASPLRSGRGGGAVADFDPLMELITSTISPDSWDEVGGPGSLDGFAGGVYADPAGVMRRLVTTDGGRSLLEVHREVAASLRGSPVVHETELRKISLPRLERELQLAEAAGREPSEEMQALAGIYKIQYVLVYPETGDLVIAGPAGPWMNDAEGRRVNIATGRPVLNLDDLVLTLRNAYKEDSAFGCSINPRRANLVAAQNYLAESAKTPLKPTDASREKWLKGLRDALELQDIVVYGIPAETRAARVIVEADYHMKLIGMGLQEGTPGVPSFLSMVTLGPDGNPPAMNVLRWWFTMNYDAVSATESRDGFEIFGQGVKCQSENEALTEAGERVHTGKADAPNAEFARNFTKHYPDLAVRYPIYAELQNIFDLALVAALIKGEDLAGRVHWEMAWLAPREETSNQFQLTLGRAVKEVETVANYRVIDRKHITAGASGGVTVRARGVFKQGFVKRDDSQNVIARRSESAPKSLTARAWWWD